TGTGACCACACCGAAGCTGCCGGATTACAAGCAGGAGATTGTCGATCAATATATCACCCCGAAGAAAACTACGCTGACCACCGACGCTTACATGATCGTGGACCGCAGCGAGCTGTACCGTCTGCTTCAGGATGAATTCGCCGGCGGCCTGGACGCCAAGGGTGTACTCAAGGCCTGGGATGAGAAATTCAGCCAGCTCATGAAGGATAAAGGGGTAGAAGGCTTCTAGGAGTGTGAGGACATGAATGTATCCAAAAAGCTGTACGCGTATTACCTGATCTGGCCGGCGCTGCTGATTTACTCGATCTTTTTCGTGCTGCCTGCGCTGGCCGGACTGTATTATTCCTTCACCGATTGGCGGCTGGACCGCGATACCATCAAGTTCATCGGCTGGGATAACTTCGAGCGGATCTTCACCGACCGGACCCTGCTGCTTGCGATCAAGAATACAGCGATCTTCGCGGTGGTTACCGTTATCGGCAAAAATCTGCTCGGCATCGCGCTGGCGGTCGGCCTCAATATGCGGCTGAAAACCAGAAACCTGCTGCGGGCGGTCTTCTATTCGCCGTCGATCCTGAGCGTACTGGTGATTAGCATCGTCTTCACTCCTATGCTGCGCTCTGACGGGACGATTAACCGCATCTTCGAGGCGGTTGGACTGTCCTCGCTGAGCCAGGCCTGGCTGACCAATCCCGCGATTGTCATCTGGACCGTTGCCGCCGTCTCCATCTGGCAGCATACAGGCTTCCAGATGGCGATCTACCTGGCCGGACTCCAGTCGATCTCGAAGGAATATTATGAAGCCGCGACCATCGACGGCGCCGGCTCCTGGCGCAGCTTCCGCAGCATTACCCTGCCGCTGCTGCTCCCTGCCATCAACATCAATCTGATGCTCACCTTGATCGGCGGGCTTAAGGTGTTCTCCGAGGTATTCGTGCTCACCGGCGGGGGACCCGGCAATGCCTCCCAGGTGGTCGGAACAATTATCCTCCGCTCCTTCGGGGAAGGCAGCTGGGGACTGGGTACCGCCGTCAATACCCTGCTGTTCGCTGCTGTAACCATCATTGCCATTCCCCTGCTGATCTTCATGCGGCGCAAGGAGGTATCGGAATAATGAGCTTCACACGCAAAATGGCCTGGCGCAACTATCTGGTAGAAGGGTTCCTGATCTTGGCCTCCCTGCTGATTATTCTGCCGCTGCTGATCATGCTGTTCGGCAGCTTCATGACCAGCTCCGAGGTGCTGAGGTTCTCCCTGCGGCTGCCGCAGCAATGGCAATTCTCCAATTATACGGAGGTGTTCCGCGAAGGCGGCCTGGGACGCGCATTCCTGAACGGGATGCTGATTACCAGCGTATCTTCCATCTTGAATATCTTCACCTCCTCGGCAGCCTCGTTCATTCTGGTGCGCCGGGAGACCAAGATGTCAGGCTTCCTGTATATGTTCTTCTTCATGGGCCTGATCGCGCCGATGTCGACCATCACCACGATCCGTGTCGTGCAATGGATGGGCTTCTACGGCAGCATCACCAGCGTCATTCTGATCTATGCTTCGCTGAATACAGCGTTCAGCGTGTTTCTGTACAGCGGATTCATTCGGTCCATTCCAAAGGCGCTGGATGAGGTCGCTTTTCTGGAGGGGGCGAATACCTTCGGTGTGTTCTTCCGGATCGTCACCCCGCTGATCGTCCCGGTTAACGCCACCGTAGCAATTATGGTGTTCATGTCTGTCTGGAACGACATCACCATTCCGCTCTATTTCCTGACCGACAGCTCGGACTGGACGATGCCGCTCTCGGTATACAATTTCTACGGAAAGTACAGCCGGGACTGGAATTTGATCTTCGCGGATCTTGTGCTAACCTCGCTCCCTGTACTAATCCTGTATATCTTCTGCCAGAAGTACATTGTTAGCGGACTTACGGCGGGAGCGGTGAAGGGGTAACCTCAGCCCCTTTTGTGGCTTTCTTGGACAAATGGATTATTCGGGCCGGAGCATCCGGACATACTCTACAGCAGACAACCTGATGCGGCATCCGGACTTCACCGGCGCGCCTGCCCATCCGGTTGTCTGTCCGCCGGGCCCGGCGAGTCCATGAGTCAGAAAGACATGAAAGGGGTTTTTATTCGTGAATACGGGTATAGCAAACCACAGAAGAAATCTAGCATCAAATTTTAATCCTTACGTGTTTGCGAGTTATGAACTTTCCCATTATTATGGCTATGTCGCTGTCATTGATCCTGTATACAATAAGGTCACCAAACGGATTCCGGTAGGCCTTAACCCTGGTCCTATGTGCTTGAATCCAAGTGTGGATAAGCTCTATGTAGTAAATACGGGCAATGATTCGGTCACGATCATAGATGCATTTAACTTTAACGTGATCAAAACCCTTCACATTGGCTCTTCATCCACCTCTTCTAGCGCTCCTATTGCTATCTTCGCTGCTGCTAACGTGAACAAAGTCTATGTAGCCCATTCGGGTGACAGAGCCGTTACAATTATTGACTCCGTCACAGATACAGTTATTGAGCAAGTGGATTTGCCTAGCGGAAGCGGCTACCCTTTTGCCTTTGCGGGTAAGGTGGAAAGCCCCTTTGTCTTTGTTGCATGCAAGTCTAACGATAATGATAAGGGTAATGTTGTCGCTATTTCCGCTGGTGATAACACCGCTTATCCAGTCGGGGACGATATTGAGCTCGAATTTGACGGGACCCACAACCCCTTGACCGTGTACCCAGGCGGAGTGGAGCTGGTCACACTTGGGCCGACTGGCATGTTGACTTCCCTTGCAATCGATGCAATTGGTAAGTCCAAAACTTCAAGTATGCTGGACAATACGGTATCCGGGATCTATCTGGATAACAATATGTTATTTTGCACCTCGCGAGAAGATAGAGCCTATCTGAAAAAATTCAACAACCTGTTCATGGACCAGCAAGGAAACATCACCCATGATCAATTCACAGAAATCCCCAGTTACAAAGGCCAGGATAAAATCCGTGTTACAAGTGATGAAAGTACTACTATTTGCATCACCATTCA
This region of Paenibacillus sp. FSL K6-1096 genomic DNA includes:
- a CDS encoding sugar ABC transporter permease, whose product is MNVSKKLYAYYLIWPALLIYSIFFVLPALAGLYYSFTDWRLDRDTIKFIGWDNFERIFTDRTLLLAIKNTAIFAVVTVIGKNLLGIALAVGLNMRLKTRNLLRAVFYSPSILSVLVISIVFTPMLRSDGTINRIFEAVGLSSLSQAWLTNPAIVIWTVAAVSIWQHTGFQMAIYLAGLQSISKEYYEAATIDGAGSWRSFRSITLPLLLPAININLMLTLIGGLKVFSEVFVLTGGGPGNASQVVGTIILRSFGEGSWGLGTAVNTLLFAAVTIIAIPLLIFMRRKEVSE
- a CDS encoding carbohydrate ABC transporter permease, translating into MSFTRKMAWRNYLVEGFLILASLLIILPLLIMLFGSFMTSSEVLRFSLRLPQQWQFSNYTEVFREGGLGRAFLNGMLITSVSSILNIFTSSAASFILVRRETKMSGFLYMFFFMGLIAPMSTITTIRVVQWMGFYGSITSVILIYASLNTAFSVFLYSGFIRSIPKALDEVAFLEGANTFGVFFRIVTPLIVPVNATVAIMVFMSVWNDITIPLYFLTDSSDWTMPLSVYNFYGKYSRDWNLIFADLVLTSLPVLILYIFCQKYIVSGLTAGAVKG